One region of Salvia miltiorrhiza cultivar Shanhuang (shh) chromosome 3, IMPLAD_Smil_shh, whole genome shotgun sequence genomic DNA includes:
- the LOC131016064 gene encoding membrane protein of ER body-like protein isoform X11 — MEKEEERLEPAEVEEEAAAETTPLVRKSTRKRNESKMFAKYGVEVDGGVSNGVSVKNNYAILSQNEGQHQKMEEAENESEAINGEHKIQENESVVENEAEATNGENNSENLVFHDKVEGLGVNPISTYMCKTLIVEGPARTNHDILSLDPTIQSNGTSVVNNQLKEKVEENDVPSSNLPLCDSSSQEGLGVNPISTYVRKTLILERPAHTKHDVSSLEGNGFPSSNLRPSDSSSEEDLVAGVNSTSTYIIREPFLKGPAIEFNGASVINNPHEEEVEGNGFPSSNLRPSDSSSEEGVNSTSTYIIREPFLKGPAIEFNGASVINNPHEEEVEGNGFPSSNLRPSDSSSEEDLVAGVNSTSTYIIREPFLKGPAIEFNGASVISNQYEEEVESNGISSSFQEGRTSYEPSEEIKPAETELINEDDLEITESDVERVIQKQTTHDLYCPNCKSCITKRVILSKRKRRIRITDEEVKRPKTGTAAVGAVSSEDQVYQEGGVDNDDAQTPTIDEDERERGPAIFRCLSCFSIFIPTGDGFKLFPSFGGKRVKDNAQDEQAPGIKKNWFDIFIPYRQKAPVEKGSSSETNVQQVSSAIPSSDPAHESGLPLVLQDTGSPTRAPEQLEGTTGKTNTHEGRDLTLPDLYNVLKLPLLVDAMKSDVLAADQQMESKPGREVHTSLDKDIVQLSTPLVSTAEDVDGTLNISVSIPHDEQDVTATIVTTSIIDSRNVDSRSSDSGEVYPDEVPQQMTTTTTFEFHHDKPLRTGITSDIGDAPAAQGAGNETRITIDTHPPVLPCIDEGITPPIVVSQSGTQTTTADSEGRRAREERKVEVIKSIVYGGLAETMTSLSVVSSAAGGGATTLNVLTLGAANLIGGLFIIAHNLWDLRCDRVEEQLSNQITEQADRYRQLLGRRQNFALHAVLVIISYIMFGLVPPVLYGFSFRGSDDKQLKLLMVAAASLVCIVMLTVGKVYVQRPPKSYFKTVMTFLILGISVSGVSYAAGGLVERLLVKLGLFGPSSAAPNLFVPEMTPVGSGWASY, encoded by the exons ATGGAAAAGGAAGAAGAGAGGCTGGAGCCGGCAGAGGTGGAGGAGGAAGCAGCTGCGGAAACCACTCCATTAGTGAGAAAATCGACAAGAAAGAGAAATGAGAGCAAAATGTTTGCAAAATATGGTGTTGAAGTTGATGGTGGAGTGAGTAATGGAGTCTCTGTGAAAAATAACTACGCAATTCTGTCTCAAAATGAAGGACAACACCAGAAAATGGAGGAGGCTGAAAATGAGTCGGAAGCCATTAATGGTGAGCACAAAATACAGGAGAATGAAAGTGTTGTTGAGAATGAAGCAGAAGCCACAAATGGCGAGAACAATTCAGAGAATCTTGTTTTCCATGACAAAGTTGAAG GTTTAGGTGTTAACCCTATATCTACATATATGTGTAAGACGCTAATCGTGGAAGGTCCTGCACGTACAAACCATGACATCTTATCTCTTGATCCCACTATTCAGTCCAATGGTACTTCTGTAGTAAACAATCAACTCAAGGAAAAGGTGGAGGAGAATGATGTTCCTAGTTCAAATCTTCCGCTTTGTGACAGTTCATCTCAAGAAG GCTTAGGTGTTAATCCTATATCTACGTATGTTCGTAAGACGCTAATCTTGGAACGCCCTGCACATACAAAACATGACGTCTCTTCTCTTGAGGGGAACGGCTTTCCTAGTTCAAATCTTCGGCCTTCTGACAGTTCATCAGAAGAAG ATTTGGTTGCAGGTGTTAATTCTACATCTACATATATTATAAGGGAGCCATTCCTGAAAGGTCCTGCTATTGAGTTCAATGGTGCTTCTGTAATAAACAATCCACACGAGGAGGAGGTTGAGGGGAACGGCTTTCCTAGTTCAAATCTTCGGCCTTCTGACAGTTCATCAGAAGAAG GTGTTAATTCTACATCTACATATATTATAAGGGAGCCATTCCTGAAAGGTCCTGCTATTGAGTTCAATGGTGCTTCTGTAATAAACAATCCACACGAGGAGGAGGTTGAGGGGAACGGCTTTCCTAGTTCAAATCTTCGGCCTTCTGACAGTTCATCAGAAGAAG ATTTGGTTGCAGGTGTTAATTCTACATCTACATATATTATAAGGGAGCCATTCCTGAAAGGTCCTGCTATTGAGTTCAATGGTGCTTCTGTGATAAGCAATCAATACGAGGAAGAGGTTGAGAGTAACGGCATTTCTAGTTCGTTTCAAGAaggtagaacgagttatgagcCCTCTGAAGAGATCAAACCTGCAGAAACAGAGCTGATAAATGAGGATGATCTGGAAATAACAGAATCAGACGTTGAAAGAGTAATACAGAAGCAAACCACACATGATCTCTACTGTCCCAATTGCAAGTCTTGTATCACAAAGAGGGTGATTCTTAGCAAAAGAAAGCGCAGGATAAGGATTACCGATGAGGAGGTTAAGCGTCCCAAAACAGGAACTGCAGCCGTAGGTGCTGTTTCGTCCGAGGATCAAGTTTATCAAGAAGGGGGAGTTGATAATGACGATGCTCAAACACCAACAATAGATGAAGATGAACGTGAGAGGGGGCCTGCTATATTTAGATGCTTATCATGCTTCAGCATTTTCATTCCAACTG GGGACGGGTTCAAATTGTTCCCATCATTTGGTGGCAAAAGAGTGAAAGATAATGCACAGGACGAGCAAGCACCGGGCATAAAAAAGAACTGGTTCGACATATTTATACCATATAGGCAGAAAGCACCCGTTGAGAAAG GAAGTAGTTCTGAGACAAACGTGCAACAAGTTAGCTCAGCCATTCCGTCGTCTGACCCTGCTCATGAAAGTGGTCTACCTTTAGTTTTACAAGATACTGGCTCACCTACTCGTGCTCCTGAACAACTTGAGGGAACTACTGGGAAAACTAATACACACGAAGGCCGGGATCTAACTCTTCCTGACCTATACAATGTTCTAAAGCTCCCGTTGTTAGTAG ATGCTATGAAGTCCGATGTGTTAGCCGCAGATCAACAAATGGAATCAAAACCTGGCCGAGAAGTTCACACCAGTCTAGATAAGGACATCGTCCAGCTCTCAACGCCATTAGTTTCAACGGCTGAAGATGTGGATGGCACATTGAACATTTCGGTATCTATTCCTCACGACGAGCAAGATGTTACAGCCACTATTGTGACTACATCAATCATTGACAGCAGAAATGTCGATTCCAGAAGCAGTGATAGCG GTGAGGTCTACCCTGATGAAGTGCCTCAGCAGATGACCACTACAACGACGTTCGAATTCCATCATGACAAGCCACTCAGAACTGGGATCACTTCAGATATAGGAGATGCACCAGCTGCACAAG GTGCAGGCAACGAAACCAGAATAACTATAGATACGCATCCACCTGTGTTGCCTTGTATTGATGAAGGCATAACCCCTCCTATAGTAGTATCCCAGTCGGGAACTCAAACTACTACTGCTGATAGCGAAGGACGTAGAGCTAGAGAAGAACGCAAAGTTGAAGTGATCAAAAGCATAGTTTATGGTGGGCTTGCAGAGACCATGACTAGCCTTAGCGTCGTATCATCAGCCGCTGGTGGTGGTGCGACCACAT TGAATGTGTTGACTCTGGGAGCTGCAAATCTGATTGGAGGTCTTTTTATCATTGCTCACAAT CTGTGGGATTTAAGATGTGACCGTGTCGAGGAGCAGCTCTCCAACCAAATAACCGAGCAAGCGGATCGTTACAGACAGCTCCTAGGCCGGAGACAGAATTTTGCGCTGCATGCTGTACTCGTCATAATATCATACATCATGTTCGGCTTGGTGCCTCCAGTTTTGTATGGCTTCTCGTTCCGTGGGTCGGACGACAAACAGCTGAAGCTTTTGATGGTAGCAGCAGCTTCTCTAGTCTGCATAGTTATGCTAACAGTTGGAAAGGTCTATGTGCAGAGACCCCCAAAGTCTTACTTTAAAACAGTCATGACCTTCCTGATTCTCGGGATCTCGGTCTCGGGTGTGTCGTATGCCGCTGGCGGATTAGTCGAGCGCCTGCTGGTGAAGCTCGGGCTGTTTGGGCCGAGCTCAGCAGCTCCCAACTTGTTTGTGCCGGAGATGACACCAGTTGGCTCAGGATGGGCCTCTTACTGA
- the LOC131016064 gene encoding membrane protein of ER body-like protein isoform X15 — protein sequence MEKEEERLEPAEVEEEAAAETTPLVRKSTRKRNESKMFAKYGVEVDGGVSNGVSVKNNYAILSQNEGQHQKMEEAENESEAINGEHKIQENESVVENEAEATNGENNSENLVFHDKVEGLGVNPISTYMCKTLIVEGPARTNHDILSLDPTIQSNGTSVVNNQLKEKVEENDVPSSNLPLCDSSSQEGLGVNPISTYVRKTLILERPAHTKHDVSSLEGNGFPSSNLRPSDSSSEEGVNSTSTYIIREPFLKGPAIEFNGASVINNPHEEEVEGNGFPSSNLRPSDSSSEEGVNSTSTYIIREPFLKGPAIEFNGASVINNPHEEEVEGNGFPSSNLRPSDSSSEEGVNSTSTYIIREPFLKGPAIEFNGASVISNQYEEEVESNGISSSFQEGRTSYEPSEEIKPAETELINEDDLEITESDVERVIQKQTTHDLYCPNCKSCITKRVILSKRKRRIRITDEEVKRPKTGTAAVGAVSSEDQVYQEGGVDNDDAQTPTIDEDERERGPAIFRCLSCFSIFIPTGDGFKLFPSFGGKRVKDNAQDEQAPGIKKNWFDIFIPYRQKAPVEKGSSSETNVQQVSSAIPSSDPAHESGLPLVLQDTGSPTRAPEQLEGTTGKTNTHEGRDLTLPDLYNVLKLPLLVDAMKSDVLAADQQMESKPGREVHTSLDKDIVQLSTPLVSTAEDVDGTLNISVSIPHDEQDVTATIVTTSIIDSRNVDSRSSDSGEVYPDEVPQQMTTTTTFEFHHDKPLRTGITSDIGDAPAAQGAGNETRITIDTHPPVLPCIDEGITPPIVVSQSGTQTTTADSEGRRAREERKVEVIKSIVYGGLAETMTSLSVVSSAAGGGATTLNVLTLGAANLIGGLFIIAHNLWDLRCDRVEEQLSNQITEQADRYRQLLGRRQNFALHAVLVIISYIMFGLVPPVLYGFSFRGSDDKQLKLLMVAAASLVCIVMLTVGKVYVQRPPKSYFKTVMTFLILGISVSGVSYAAGGLVERLLVKLGLFGPSSAAPNLFVPEMTPVGSGWASY from the exons ATGGAAAAGGAAGAAGAGAGGCTGGAGCCGGCAGAGGTGGAGGAGGAAGCAGCTGCGGAAACCACTCCATTAGTGAGAAAATCGACAAGAAAGAGAAATGAGAGCAAAATGTTTGCAAAATATGGTGTTGAAGTTGATGGTGGAGTGAGTAATGGAGTCTCTGTGAAAAATAACTACGCAATTCTGTCTCAAAATGAAGGACAACACCAGAAAATGGAGGAGGCTGAAAATGAGTCGGAAGCCATTAATGGTGAGCACAAAATACAGGAGAATGAAAGTGTTGTTGAGAATGAAGCAGAAGCCACAAATGGCGAGAACAATTCAGAGAATCTTGTTTTCCATGACAAAGTTGAAG GTTTAGGTGTTAACCCTATATCTACATATATGTGTAAGACGCTAATCGTGGAAGGTCCTGCACGTACAAACCATGACATCTTATCTCTTGATCCCACTATTCAGTCCAATGGTACTTCTGTAGTAAACAATCAACTCAAGGAAAAGGTGGAGGAGAATGATGTTCCTAGTTCAAATCTTCCGCTTTGTGACAGTTCATCTCAAGAAG GCTTAGGTGTTAATCCTATATCTACGTATGTTCGTAAGACGCTAATCTTGGAACGCCCTGCACATACAAAACATGACGTCTCTTCTCTTGAGGGGAACGGCTTTCCTAGTTCAAATCTTCGGCCTTCTGACAGTTCATCAGAAGAAG GTGTTAATTCTACATCTACATATATTATAAGGGAGCCATTCCTGAAAGGTCCTGCTATTGAGTTCAATGGTGCTTCTGTAATAAACAATCCACACGAGGAGGAGGTTGAGGGGAACGGCTTTCCTAGTTCAAATCTTCGGCCTTCTGACAGTTCATCAGAAGAAG GTGTTAATTCTACATCTACATATATTATAAGGGAGCCATTCCTGAAAGGTCCTGCTATTGAGTTCAATGGTGCTTCTGTAATAAACAATCCACACGAGGAGGAGGTTGAGGGGAACGGCTTTCCTAGTTCAAATCTTCGGCCTTCTGACAGTTCATCAGAAGAAG GTGTTAATTCTACATCTACATATATTATAAGGGAGCCATTCCTGAAAGGTCCTGCTATTGAGTTCAATGGTGCTTCTGTGATAAGCAATCAATACGAGGAAGAGGTTGAGAGTAACGGCATTTCTAGTTCGTTTCAAGAaggtagaacgagttatgagcCCTCTGAAGAGATCAAACCTGCAGAAACAGAGCTGATAAATGAGGATGATCTGGAAATAACAGAATCAGACGTTGAAAGAGTAATACAGAAGCAAACCACACATGATCTCTACTGTCCCAATTGCAAGTCTTGTATCACAAAGAGGGTGATTCTTAGCAAAAGAAAGCGCAGGATAAGGATTACCGATGAGGAGGTTAAGCGTCCCAAAACAGGAACTGCAGCCGTAGGTGCTGTTTCGTCCGAGGATCAAGTTTATCAAGAAGGGGGAGTTGATAATGACGATGCTCAAACACCAACAATAGATGAAGATGAACGTGAGAGGGGGCCTGCTATATTTAGATGCTTATCATGCTTCAGCATTTTCATTCCAACTG GGGACGGGTTCAAATTGTTCCCATCATTTGGTGGCAAAAGAGTGAAAGATAATGCACAGGACGAGCAAGCACCGGGCATAAAAAAGAACTGGTTCGACATATTTATACCATATAGGCAGAAAGCACCCGTTGAGAAAG GAAGTAGTTCTGAGACAAACGTGCAACAAGTTAGCTCAGCCATTCCGTCGTCTGACCCTGCTCATGAAAGTGGTCTACCTTTAGTTTTACAAGATACTGGCTCACCTACTCGTGCTCCTGAACAACTTGAGGGAACTACTGGGAAAACTAATACACACGAAGGCCGGGATCTAACTCTTCCTGACCTATACAATGTTCTAAAGCTCCCGTTGTTAGTAG ATGCTATGAAGTCCGATGTGTTAGCCGCAGATCAACAAATGGAATCAAAACCTGGCCGAGAAGTTCACACCAGTCTAGATAAGGACATCGTCCAGCTCTCAACGCCATTAGTTTCAACGGCTGAAGATGTGGATGGCACATTGAACATTTCGGTATCTATTCCTCACGACGAGCAAGATGTTACAGCCACTATTGTGACTACATCAATCATTGACAGCAGAAATGTCGATTCCAGAAGCAGTGATAGCG GTGAGGTCTACCCTGATGAAGTGCCTCAGCAGATGACCACTACAACGACGTTCGAATTCCATCATGACAAGCCACTCAGAACTGGGATCACTTCAGATATAGGAGATGCACCAGCTGCACAAG GTGCAGGCAACGAAACCAGAATAACTATAGATACGCATCCACCTGTGTTGCCTTGTATTGATGAAGGCATAACCCCTCCTATAGTAGTATCCCAGTCGGGAACTCAAACTACTACTGCTGATAGCGAAGGACGTAGAGCTAGAGAAGAACGCAAAGTTGAAGTGATCAAAAGCATAGTTTATGGTGGGCTTGCAGAGACCATGACTAGCCTTAGCGTCGTATCATCAGCCGCTGGTGGTGGTGCGACCACAT TGAATGTGTTGACTCTGGGAGCTGCAAATCTGATTGGAGGTCTTTTTATCATTGCTCACAAT CTGTGGGATTTAAGATGTGACCGTGTCGAGGAGCAGCTCTCCAACCAAATAACCGAGCAAGCGGATCGTTACAGACAGCTCCTAGGCCGGAGACAGAATTTTGCGCTGCATGCTGTACTCGTCATAATATCATACATCATGTTCGGCTTGGTGCCTCCAGTTTTGTATGGCTTCTCGTTCCGTGGGTCGGACGACAAACAGCTGAAGCTTTTGATGGTAGCAGCAGCTTCTCTAGTCTGCATAGTTATGCTAACAGTTGGAAAGGTCTATGTGCAGAGACCCCCAAAGTCTTACTTTAAAACAGTCATGACCTTCCTGATTCTCGGGATCTCGGTCTCGGGTGTGTCGTATGCCGCTGGCGGATTAGTCGAGCGCCTGCTGGTGAAGCTCGGGCTGTTTGGGCCGAGCTCAGCAGCTCCCAACTTGTTTGTGCCGGAGATGACACCAGTTGGCTCAGGATGGGCCTCTTACTGA
- the LOC131016064 gene encoding membrane protein of ER body-like protein isoform X6: MEKEEERLEPAEVEEEAAAETTPLVRKSTRKRNESKMFAKYGVEVDGGVSNGVSVKNNYAILSQNEGQHQKMEEAENESEAINGEHKIQENESVVENEAEATNGENNSENLVFHDKVEGIWKCRICTWTYGNGSVCVDRIQNHRGVLHNLINVKTLNFISQGLGVNPISTYMCKTLIVEGPARTNHDILSLDPTIQSNGTSVVNNQLKEKVEENDVPSSNLPLCDSSSQEGLGVNPISTYVRKTLILERPAHTKHDVSSLEGNGFPSSNLRPSDSSSEEDLVAGVNSTSTYIIREPFLKGPAIEFNGASVINNPHEEEVEGNGFPSSNLRPSDSSSEEGVNSTSTYIIREPFLKGPAIEFNGASVINNPHEEEVEGNGFPSSNLRPSDSSSEEGVNSTSTYIIREPFLKGPAIEFNGASVISNQYEEEVESNGISSSFQEGRTSYEPSEEIKPAETELINEDDLEITESDVERVIQKQTTHDLYCPNCKSCITKRVILSKRKRRIRITDEEVKRPKTGTAAVGAVSSEDQVYQEGGVDNDDAQTPTIDEDERERGPAIFRCLSCFSIFIPTGDGFKLFPSFGGKRVKDNAQDEQAPGIKKNWFDIFIPYRQKAPVEKGSSSETNVQQVSSAIPSSDPAHESGLPLVLQDTGSPTRAPEQLEGTTGKTNTHEGRDLTLPDLYNVLKLPLLVDAMKSDVLAADQQMESKPGREVHTSLDKDIVQLSTPLVSTAEDVDGTLNISVSIPHDEQDVTATIVTTSIIDSRNVDSRSSDSGEVYPDEVPQQMTTTTTFEFHHDKPLRTGITSDIGDAPAAQGAGNETRITIDTHPPVLPCIDEGITPPIVVSQSGTQTTTADSEGRRAREERKVEVIKSIVYGGLAETMTSLSVVSSAAGGGATTLNVLTLGAANLIGGLFIIAHNLWDLRCDRVEEQLSNQITEQADRYRQLLGRRQNFALHAVLVIISYIMFGLVPPVLYGFSFRGSDDKQLKLLMVAAASLVCIVMLTVGKVYVQRPPKSYFKTVMTFLILGISVSGVSYAAGGLVERLLVKLGLFGPSSAAPNLFVPEMTPVGSGWASY; this comes from the exons ATGGAAAAGGAAGAAGAGAGGCTGGAGCCGGCAGAGGTGGAGGAGGAAGCAGCTGCGGAAACCACTCCATTAGTGAGAAAATCGACAAGAAAGAGAAATGAGAGCAAAATGTTTGCAAAATATGGTGTTGAAGTTGATGGTGGAGTGAGTAATGGAGTCTCTGTGAAAAATAACTACGCAATTCTGTCTCAAAATGAAGGACAACACCAGAAAATGGAGGAGGCTGAAAATGAGTCGGAAGCCATTAATGGTGAGCACAAAATACAGGAGAATGAAAGTGTTGTTGAGAATGAAGCAGAAGCCACAAATGGCGAGAACAATTCAGAGAATCTTGTTTTCCATGACAAAGTTGAAG GAATATGGAAGTGTCGAATCTGCACTTGGACATATGGCAATGGAAGTGTCTGTGTTGATCGTATTCAAAATCATAGAGGAGTGTTGCATAACCTGATCAATGTCAaaactttaaattttatatctcaAG GTTTAGGTGTTAACCCTATATCTACATATATGTGTAAGACGCTAATCGTGGAAGGTCCTGCACGTACAAACCATGACATCTTATCTCTTGATCCCACTATTCAGTCCAATGGTACTTCTGTAGTAAACAATCAACTCAAGGAAAAGGTGGAGGAGAATGATGTTCCTAGTTCAAATCTTCCGCTTTGTGACAGTTCATCTCAAGAAG GCTTAGGTGTTAATCCTATATCTACGTATGTTCGTAAGACGCTAATCTTGGAACGCCCTGCACATACAAAACATGACGTCTCTTCTCTTGAGGGGAACGGCTTTCCTAGTTCAAATCTTCGGCCTTCTGACAGTTCATCAGAAGAAG ATTTGGTTGCAGGTGTTAATTCTACATCTACATATATTATAAGGGAGCCATTCCTGAAAGGTCCTGCTATTGAGTTCAATGGTGCTTCTGTAATAAACAATCCACACGAGGAGGAGGTTGAGGGGAACGGCTTTCCTAGTTCAAATCTTCGGCCTTCTGACAGTTCATCAGAAGAAG GTGTTAATTCTACATCTACATATATTATAAGGGAGCCATTCCTGAAAGGTCCTGCTATTGAGTTCAATGGTGCTTCTGTAATAAACAATCCACACGAGGAGGAGGTTGAGGGGAACGGCTTTCCTAGTTCAAATCTTCGGCCTTCTGACAGTTCATCAGAAGAAG GTGTTAATTCTACATCTACATATATTATAAGGGAGCCATTCCTGAAAGGTCCTGCTATTGAGTTCAATGGTGCTTCTGTGATAAGCAATCAATACGAGGAAGAGGTTGAGAGTAACGGCATTTCTAGTTCGTTTCAAGAaggtagaacgagttatgagcCCTCTGAAGAGATCAAACCTGCAGAAACAGAGCTGATAAATGAGGATGATCTGGAAATAACAGAATCAGACGTTGAAAGAGTAATACAGAAGCAAACCACACATGATCTCTACTGTCCCAATTGCAAGTCTTGTATCACAAAGAGGGTGATTCTTAGCAAAAGAAAGCGCAGGATAAGGATTACCGATGAGGAGGTTAAGCGTCCCAAAACAGGAACTGCAGCCGTAGGTGCTGTTTCGTCCGAGGATCAAGTTTATCAAGAAGGGGGAGTTGATAATGACGATGCTCAAACACCAACAATAGATGAAGATGAACGTGAGAGGGGGCCTGCTATATTTAGATGCTTATCATGCTTCAGCATTTTCATTCCAACTG GGGACGGGTTCAAATTGTTCCCATCATTTGGTGGCAAAAGAGTGAAAGATAATGCACAGGACGAGCAAGCACCGGGCATAAAAAAGAACTGGTTCGACATATTTATACCATATAGGCAGAAAGCACCCGTTGAGAAAG GAAGTAGTTCTGAGACAAACGTGCAACAAGTTAGCTCAGCCATTCCGTCGTCTGACCCTGCTCATGAAAGTGGTCTACCTTTAGTTTTACAAGATACTGGCTCACCTACTCGTGCTCCTGAACAACTTGAGGGAACTACTGGGAAAACTAATACACACGAAGGCCGGGATCTAACTCTTCCTGACCTATACAATGTTCTAAAGCTCCCGTTGTTAGTAG ATGCTATGAAGTCCGATGTGTTAGCCGCAGATCAACAAATGGAATCAAAACCTGGCCGAGAAGTTCACACCAGTCTAGATAAGGACATCGTCCAGCTCTCAACGCCATTAGTTTCAACGGCTGAAGATGTGGATGGCACATTGAACATTTCGGTATCTATTCCTCACGACGAGCAAGATGTTACAGCCACTATTGTGACTACATCAATCATTGACAGCAGAAATGTCGATTCCAGAAGCAGTGATAGCG GTGAGGTCTACCCTGATGAAGTGCCTCAGCAGATGACCACTACAACGACGTTCGAATTCCATCATGACAAGCCACTCAGAACTGGGATCACTTCAGATATAGGAGATGCACCAGCTGCACAAG GTGCAGGCAACGAAACCAGAATAACTATAGATACGCATCCACCTGTGTTGCCTTGTATTGATGAAGGCATAACCCCTCCTATAGTAGTATCCCAGTCGGGAACTCAAACTACTACTGCTGATAGCGAAGGACGTAGAGCTAGAGAAGAACGCAAAGTTGAAGTGATCAAAAGCATAGTTTATGGTGGGCTTGCAGAGACCATGACTAGCCTTAGCGTCGTATCATCAGCCGCTGGTGGTGGTGCGACCACAT TGAATGTGTTGACTCTGGGAGCTGCAAATCTGATTGGAGGTCTTTTTATCATTGCTCACAAT CTGTGGGATTTAAGATGTGACCGTGTCGAGGAGCAGCTCTCCAACCAAATAACCGAGCAAGCGGATCGTTACAGACAGCTCCTAGGCCGGAGACAGAATTTTGCGCTGCATGCTGTACTCGTCATAATATCATACATCATGTTCGGCTTGGTGCCTCCAGTTTTGTATGGCTTCTCGTTCCGTGGGTCGGACGACAAACAGCTGAAGCTTTTGATGGTAGCAGCAGCTTCTCTAGTCTGCATAGTTATGCTAACAGTTGGAAAGGTCTATGTGCAGAGACCCCCAAAGTCTTACTTTAAAACAGTCATGACCTTCCTGATTCTCGGGATCTCGGTCTCGGGTGTGTCGTATGCCGCTGGCGGATTAGTCGAGCGCCTGCTGGTGAAGCTCGGGCTGTTTGGGCCGAGCTCAGCAGCTCCCAACTTGTTTGTGCCGGAGATGACACCAGTTGGCTCAGGATGGGCCTCTTACTGA